TTCCAAAGAGAAATCCCTTTGTACTTTGCAAGTGCCACCTCAAGAGCATCGACATTTGGTTTTAAAAATTGCTCTTGGCCCACAGGAGGATTTTCTAAAATGACTTCGACTTTGCTGATATTAAAGAATCCGTTTTTGTTCAGATAATAAAGAGTTCCCGCTACAGAAACAGGAAGAACAATAAATCCAAAGATGAGTTGTAAAACGAGCTTCTTCACTGAATATCTTTCCGCAAATCCTTTGCTGCCGTGAATTTTAGACTATCAAGATCCGAACAAACTTTGAAATGGTGTCCGCAAAACAAGACCAAAGTCGTTCGAAAATAAGAGTTTATAAACAGAAACTGCATTAAAACTTATTCATTTTCTTGATCCAGAAAAATTACGAAGTCCTCGGCCTGTCATTTTATTTTCAATTATTTTTTATTTTAGACTCCAAATCACTCGTTTGGCCGATGAAGACTCATAAATACCGCTCCGACAATTGCACCATTATAACGAATGTATCACGAACACAGGTTCGATAAGAGATACATCAATAAGGAGCGTTAACATTATGAAGTTCAACACGAAAGTTATGGCGAGCATTGTTTTCGCCTGTGTTATTTGTACCGCAGCCGCAGTCTTTGTCTCTTCTGCACGTATCTCTGGGCAAGGCGAACAACAACTCATTGAAAAATCAAGAGCCATTCTTTCTCGTTTGGAAGCTGTTCGTTCTTACATAGCTTCCCAAGGTGGCCTCGAAGCCAGCATTGAAAAAGCAACAACAACACATCCTGACGGAAATCTCCCCAAAGAAGCGAAGCTCACTATCTTAAAACAAGTCCCTATCTTTGCCGCGATGAAAGTGGGCGCAGAGGGCGCAAAGGAAGAAGGCTACACTTTCCGCATCTTCTCTGACGAGCCACGCAACCCTAACAATCGCGCGACAGCCCAAGAATTAGAAATTCTTAAAAAGTTTGAAGCCGATCCAAAACTGCAAGAGCAAATGGTGTCCACAGACACTGAAACAATTGTGTATCGTCCGGTCCGTCTAACGGCCTCGCAAGGTTGCTTTAGTTGCCATGGTGATCCAGCGACGTCTCCTTGGAAGAATGGCAAAGACATTCTAGGTTATCCGATGGAAAATTGGTCTGATGGAAAACTGCACGGCGGTTTTGCCGTGATCTCTAGCAAAGCAGAAGTAAAAGCCGCAGCCATGAATGCCACTTGGTACATTATCGGTTGGTCCACAGGTCTTTCATTCATCGCTTTATTTCTAGCGTTTATGTTCTTGAGTAAACCAATGAGAGCTCTTTCTGGTATTGCAGAAAAGCTGCAAGACACTGGAACTGGCGTTGCACACGCAAGTGTCGAGATCACGAAATCATCTCAAGATCTTAATAATGCCGCAGCTACTGCCGCTGCCTCAATTCAACAAACGACTTCAGCAACAGAAGAAATGTCGAGCATGATTAAGCTCAATGCTGAACACACGAACGAAGCAAGAAACCTTGCAGAACGCGCCCAAGGAAAAGCCCGCACAGGCAAAGAGGAAGTTGAGAAACTGATTCTTTCCATGGACGAAATCGCAAAAAGTTCTAAAAAAATCGAAGAAATCATCACCGTTATCGACGATATCGCCTTTCAAACAAATCTTTTGGCTTTAAATGCTGCAGTTGAAGCGGCTCGCGCCGGAGAACAAGGCAAAGGATTCGCGGTTGTTGCCGAAGCCGTCCGCGCTTTGGCGCAACGAAGTGCAACCTCAGCCAAAGAAATTTCGGGTCTTATCAAAGACAGCGTAGATAAAATTGAAAATGGCCATGAAGTTGTGCAAGCAAGCGGCGCGATGCTTAATGAAATCGTTCAGCAAATCGAAAAACTGACAGCGTTGAATATCGAAATTTCAACGGCAAGCTCCGAGCAAGCTCAAGGTGTTAATTCGATCAATATGTCGATCAATGAATTAGATCGCGTGACACAAAACAATGCTTCGGCTGCTGGCGAATGTGCTTCGAATGCGGAAGTTCTTTCAGAGCGCTCACAACAAATGCACTCGATGGTTCAAGATTTGATTTTGATTGTTGAAGGCAAACGCAGTGACAACAACGAAGTCGCCACAAAAACAGCTACCAAAATGACGCCGAAGACGAAAACCCCTCCACCTTCAATTCCGAAAGTGCAGGCGCAAAACCGTCCTTCGACAAATCATGAAGACCTCTTACCACTGAATGATGCATCGTAAGCTTTACGTATGAATTAAAATAAAAAGGCCGGGTTTTCACTCGGCCTTTTTTGTTTTGATTTATTTTGCAATACTGATTCCGATATCTCTCGGGTCTGCGACACCATGAAGCTTATCGCCTTCTTTGGCTACTGCCATCACATAACACGGAACAGGTTCAATTTTTACGTCATAACCCATTTCTTTAAGTCCTTTTAAAACTTCCGCGGAAGGTCCCGGCGGATCGATGTAAAGAACATCCGGTTGCCATTGATGATGATAGCGGATTGCTGTCACCGCATCGTAAAGAGGTAATTTGAATTCGACGTAGTTTAAGATCGTCTGCGCTACACAGCTGATAATGCGTGTTCCACCCGGCGCACCCACAGCCATGAAAGGCTTGTTGTCTTTCATCAAAATTGTTGGCGACATGCTACTAAGTGGAGTTTTCCTTGGAGCAATGGCATTGGGTTTTCCACCAATGGCACCAAACAAGTTCGAACTTCCCTCTTGGGCTGAGAAATCATCCATTTCATTGTTAAGCACAACACCTGTTCCAGGAGCCACAACGCCCGAACCCATCCAGCCATTGATCGTTTGAGTTGTGCTTACAGCATTTCCTTTGTCATCCATCAGTGAAATATGCGTTGTCTCTGTGGATTCATAAGGAGCCGGATTTCCCGCTTCGACTTCTGAAAGTTTTCTTGCGTGATCCAAGCGCACTTCTTTGCGACGTGATTCAATATATTTCGGAGAAATCAAACCCTGCACAGGAACTTTTGTGAAATCCGGATCACCCAAATATTTTGCGCGATCTGCGAATGACGATTGCAAAGCAGAGGATGCCAGGTGAATGGAGTTTTTAGATAAAAAACCTTGTTTTGCGAGATGATCGTTTTCAAGAAAATCCAAAAATTGAATAACATGCACTCCACCCGAACTTGGAGGCGGCATTGAAATGACTTCGTAGCCGTCGAAGTTTCCTTCAACGGGTTTACGCCATTTCACTTGGTATGAAGAAAGATCTTTGTAAGAGATTAAACCTTTTTCCTTTTTAGAAAGATCGACGATGGATTTCGCCACGAAACCCTTGTAAAAACCGTCTTTTCCTTTTTTAGCGATAAGCTGCAAAGTCTTCGCTAGGTCTTTTTGCACAAGCACAGTTCCAATAGCCGGAACATTGCCTGAAGCATCGAGGAAGATCGCTTTTGCTGAAGGGTCTTTACGAATTTGTTCGACACGATTTTCCAAGGCTTTATGAAATTCTTCATAAATGGGAAATCCATTTTCCGCCAAATGAATCGCGGGCTGCACGACTTTTTCAAGAGGTAAGGACCCAAACTTTTTATGAATTTCGATAAGTCCTGCCACCATTCCTGGAACTGCAACAGCTAAGACACCGTTCTGTGATAGATCTGTATTGGCCTTGCCATCTTTTCCCACGTACATGTTTTTAGTCGCACGCAGCGGGGCCCTTTCGCGAAAATCAATCGCGTAAGTCTTTCCTGTTTTTGCTTCATGGAAAAGCAGAAATCCGCCGCCGCCAATTCCTGTAGACTGCGGTCTTTCAACAGACACCGTAAATGAAGCCGCCACCGTGGCATCAATAATATTTCCACCTTGAGCAAAAATTTCTTCGGCCGCTTTACTAGCGTAGCGACCTTGTGTGGAGATCGCGAATTGAGTCCCAAAGGCCTCTGCCGTGCTATGATCGTCACGCTCTTTCGCCGTACGAATCACCGACGAACTTTCTTTCGGTGTTTGACAACTTGTCAGAAATAAAAGACCCGCAACTAAAACAAATTTTTTCATCCTTAAAATCCTTCTTTGTTTGTTAGTATTCTAAAAAGCATTCAAAGGTGAAGTCCAGACAAAGGCGTCTCAAAATGAGACTTCACCTGCCTTTTTCGTCACGTGTTAAAGGAATGGATCACCAACTGCGCTCTACAATTCACTAGCGTGGATACGAACTTGCACTAAAGAAGACTATGATCAGACTCATGGCTTCGATTTTAGGACTTCTCATTTTTACAGCTCTTTCCGCTGGGGCTGCGCCGAAGCGCATTTGCACGATGACTTTAAACTCCAGTGATGAAAAAGAAGTTCTTAAAAATATGTATGGTGGTCAGGATGTAGAGATCACGGAACTTGTTCCAGAGAACAAGGATCCTTCATGGCTCGCTCGCGCTTGCCAGTCTGGAATTCAATGTGACGTCCTGCTTGTCTCCGGTCATTTTGGTGGTGTGTTTTTTGGTGAAGGCGTTAGCACCACTTTGGATTTAAAAGAAATTGAGAAATTGAGCTGCGAAAATTCTTGTCCAGGAATTTTAAGTCATCCTAAAGATGTTTTTCTTATGGGCTGCAACACTCTGTCTACCAAAGCTCCAGACAAAAGATCTATCGAAGAATACGTCGAAGTTCTTATCCACAATGGTTTCCCCCGTGACCTCGCCGAGCGCGTGGCTTTTGCTCGATACTCGGAATATGGAATGAGCATCAGTCAGATTTTTTCTTCCGCCTTTCAAGGTGTAGAAAGACTGCATGGCTTTTCAAGCACGGGCCCGTTGGGCAAAGTCGCTGCTCCCCTGCTTCGCCAATCGTTAAAGAACACAAGCAAAGATGTGTTTTTTAATAAAGGCCCCGATACGAATCGATTGAAACAAGTTTTTGCTGGAACAAGTTACCGCATGGTTCAGCCAGCTAAAGATGTTGATCCCAACTATCGCGCTTTAACTTGTAAGACGTATTCACAAAATCAGGATCAAAACAAAGAAGCCATCGTCTTTTTATCCAAGAAAACAAATTTAAAAAAATATTACGAGCCTTTATTAGAAGCGACCAAAAACCCTTCATTTCTTCACCTGCTTCAGGAAGCTGTCACAACATCAACCGAAGCTCGACAAAATTTTCAAAGCTTCTTCGAAGAAATTGGCGTGGCTAAATCTTTGCCGCTAAAAATGAAATTTCAGTTTTTAGATTTACAAGCAAGCCTTGGGCTTATTCCGTCGGTCGTGAAACAAGACCAACAAGAAAGACTTCTGCGTCAAAGGCTTGCTTCGGGTCTAAACTTCATAGTGACGGATCAATTTTGTGCGATGAAAGATCTTCTGCAAAACACGGAACTTCATGGCGCTTGGATTCGTGCCTCTGCAGAAGGAAATCCGTTTCTTCCACGACTCAGTCAATGTTTTGGAAGTTACGATGAAGACATAGAAAACGTTCTAAAGTCTATGACTGCAAGTCAGGACTCATCATTGCGTCGTGAAGCTATTCGCGCTTTATCTTCACGTATCAGCTGGAATGACAAAATCACAATCGCCAATATGTCAGCTTCATGGCCCCGCCGGGATCGCATAGATATGGCTTACTTCTTAAAGCTACCCCTTTCTTCGGAAAGATTGAGCCCTCGGGTACAGACATGTTTGTACGAAGCTAAACAGAAATCGACAGCAGAAGGTCG
This region of Bdellovibrio sp. BCCA genomic DNA includes:
- a CDS encoding methyl-accepting chemotaxis protein, whose protein sequence is MKFNTKVMASIVFACVICTAAAVFVSSARISGQGEQQLIEKSRAILSRLEAVRSYIASQGGLEASIEKATTTHPDGNLPKEAKLTILKQVPIFAAMKVGAEGAKEEGYTFRIFSDEPRNPNNRATAQELEILKKFEADPKLQEQMVSTDTETIVYRPVRLTASQGCFSCHGDPATSPWKNGKDILGYPMENWSDGKLHGGFAVISSKAEVKAAAMNATWYIIGWSTGLSFIALFLAFMFLSKPMRALSGIAEKLQDTGTGVAHASVEITKSSQDLNNAAATAAASIQQTTSATEEMSSMIKLNAEHTNEARNLAERAQGKARTGKEEVEKLILSMDEIAKSSKKIEEIITVIDDIAFQTNLLALNAAVEAARAGEQGKGFAVVAEAVRALAQRSATSAKEISGLIKDSVDKIENGHEVVQASGAMLNEIVQQIEKLTALNIEISTASSEQAQGVNSINMSINELDRVTQNNASAAGECASNAEVLSERSQQMHSMVQDLILIVEGKRSDNNEVATKTATKMTPKTKTPPPSIPKVQAQNRPSTNHEDLLPLNDAS
- the ggt gene encoding gamma-glutamyltransferase; the encoded protein is MKKFVLVAGLLFLTSCQTPKESSSVIRTAKERDDHSTAEAFGTQFAISTQGRYASKAAEEIFAQGGNIIDATVAASFTVSVERPQSTGIGGGGFLLFHEAKTGKTYAIDFRERAPLRATKNMYVGKDGKANTDLSQNGVLAVAVPGMVAGLIEIHKKFGSLPLEKVVQPAIHLAENGFPIYEEFHKALENRVEQIRKDPSAKAIFLDASGNVPAIGTVLVQKDLAKTLQLIAKKGKDGFYKGFVAKSIVDLSKKEKGLISYKDLSSYQVKWRKPVEGNFDGYEVISMPPPSSGGVHVIQFLDFLENDHLAKQGFLSKNSIHLASSALQSSFADRAKYLGDPDFTKVPVQGLISPKYIESRRKEVRLDHARKLSEVEAGNPAPYESTETTHISLMDDKGNAVSTTQTINGWMGSGVVAPGTGVVLNNEMDDFSAQEGSSNLFGAIGGKPNAIAPRKTPLSSMSPTILMKDNKPFMAVGAPGGTRIISCVAQTILNYVEFKLPLYDAVTAIRYHHQWQPDVLYIDPPGPSAEVLKGLKEMGYDVKIEPVPCYVMAVAKEGDKLHGVADPRDIGISIAK